One Polycladomyces zharkentensis genomic region harbors:
- the efp gene encoding elongation factor P, whose protein sequence is MISVNDFRTGLTIELDGDVWQVLEFQHVKPGKGAAFVRSKLRNLRNGNIQERTFRAGEKVPRAHVETRQMQYLYESGGEYTFMDNETYEQISLPAERLEREVKFLKENMNVNIMIYQGETIGVQLPNTVELEVTDTEPGIKGDTATGGSKSATLETGLVVQVPLFVNVGDRLIIDTRTGEYVSRA, encoded by the coding sequence ATGATCTCGGTAAATGATTTTCGTACTGGATTGACAATCGAGCTGGACGGTGACGTGTGGCAAGTATTGGAGTTCCAACACGTCAAACCGGGGAAAGGGGCGGCGTTCGTCCGTTCCAAACTGCGCAACCTGCGCAACGGCAACATTCAGGAGCGGACATTCCGCGCCGGGGAAAAAGTGCCGCGTGCACACGTGGAAACCCGCCAAATGCAATACCTGTATGAAAGCGGCGGTGAGTACACGTTTATGGACAATGAGACTTACGAGCAGATCAGCCTGCCGGCCGAGCGTCTGGAGCGGGAGGTCAAATTCCTGAAGGAAAACATGAATGTCAACATCATGATCTACCAAGGGGAAACCATCGGTGTGCAACTGCCCAATACGGTGGAGTTGGAAGTGACCGACACCGAACCGGGTATCAAGGGAGATACCGCGACGGGCGGAAGCAAATCGGCCACGTTGGAAACGGGCTTGGTCGTACAGGTGCCGCTGTTCGTCAACGTGGGCGACCGGCTGATCATCGACACCCGGACCGGCGAATACGTTTCCCGGGCATAA
- a CDS encoding FAD-linked oxidase C-terminal domain-containing protein — MIAALKRCVGDDAVLYRHEDLLAYECDAYTLKKVVPRAVVFPKSTEETAEVVRLLSKRGIPFIPRGAGTGLSGGATPTGGEVIISLARMNRLLQVDLLNRRAVVQPGYINLHLTQAVADRGYYYAPDPSSQQACTIGGNVGENAGGAHCLKYGVTTNHVLGLTMVLPDGQIVQLGGLPDEPGYDLVGLVVGSEGTMGIVTEITVRLEKKPEGVRTVLAMFDEVSEASEAVSDIIAAGILPAALEMMDNLAIEAVEKGTFPVGYPRDLGAVLLIEVDGIVEALDEQIERIVEVCRKHGVREVRPASSEEERKSWWNNRKTAFGAIGTISPDYLVQDGVIPRSRLPEVLSRIEKISREKGVRIANVFHAGDGNLHPLIMFDARIPGEEERAVQAGSEILQVCVEVGGSITGEHGVGLEKREEMRFLFSEEEIAVQTAIREVFNSRNLCNPGKIFPSPARCAEMKRQPEGSEEALDALD; from the coding sequence CTGATTGCCGCACTGAAGCGCTGTGTCGGGGACGACGCGGTCCTTTACCGCCATGAAGATTTACTGGCCTATGAATGTGACGCCTATACCCTGAAAAAGGTGGTTCCGCGTGCGGTCGTTTTTCCCAAGAGTACAGAAGAGACAGCCGAGGTTGTTCGCTTGCTCTCGAAACGGGGAATTCCTTTTATCCCGCGCGGGGCCGGAACCGGCTTGAGCGGAGGTGCCACTCCGACGGGAGGAGAGGTGATCATCAGTTTGGCGAGGATGAATCGACTTTTGCAGGTCGACCTTCTGAATCGGCGGGCTGTGGTGCAACCGGGATATATCAATCTGCATTTAACTCAGGCCGTCGCCGACCGCGGTTACTATTATGCGCCGGACCCCTCGAGTCAGCAGGCATGTACGATCGGAGGCAATGTCGGTGAAAATGCCGGTGGTGCCCATTGTCTCAAATATGGTGTCACCACAAACCATGTGCTCGGTTTGACGATGGTCTTACCCGACGGGCAAATCGTTCAACTCGGCGGGCTTCCGGATGAACCAGGTTATGATTTGGTCGGATTGGTGGTCGGCTCGGAAGGGACGATGGGCATTGTGACGGAAATCACGGTCCGTCTTGAAAAAAAACCGGAAGGGGTTCGCACCGTTCTCGCGATGTTTGATGAAGTGAGCGAGGCGAGTGAAGCGGTTTCCGACATTATCGCCGCGGGAATTTTGCCGGCGGCTTTGGAGATGATGGACAATCTGGCGATTGAAGCAGTGGAAAAAGGAACTTTCCCGGTGGGGTATCCGCGCGATCTTGGCGCTGTTTTATTGATTGAAGTGGATGGTATTGTGGAGGCATTGGATGAACAGATTGAACGCATTGTGGAAGTGTGCCGCAAACACGGGGTACGGGAAGTGCGACCCGCCTCCTCGGAGGAAGAAAGAAAAAGTTGGTGGAATAACCGTAAAACCGCTTTTGGCGCCATCGGAACCATATCGCCGGATTATCTTGTCCAAGATGGTGTGATACCCCGCAGTCGCTTGCCGGAAGTTCTGTCCCGGATTGAAAAAATCAGCCGCGAAAAAGGGGTGCGCATTGCCAATGTGTTTCACGCCGGCGATGGCAACCTGCATCCCCTGATTATGTTTGATGCACGAATCCCCGGTGAGGAAGAGCGGGCCGTACAAGCAGGATCGGAAATTTTGCAAGTGTGTGTCGAGGTTGGCGGCAGTATCACCGGAGAACATGGTGTTGGTTTGGAAAAGAGAGAGGAAATGCGGTTTTTGTTTTCTGAAGAGGAGATTGCCGTCCAAACAGCGATCCGGGAGGTATTCAATTCAAGGAATTTATGCAATCCGGGCAAAATATTCCCTTCCCCGGCCCGTTGTGCCGAGATGAAGAGACAGCCCGAGGGCAGCGAAGAAGCTTTGGATGCTCTTGATTAA
- a CDS encoding FAD-binding oxidoreductase, with protein sequence MSKSDVTNTDISRLIEQLGTDKVQTFPAKGSEYGPASDWVVFPESEQEAVKVIRWAGESQVSILPEGQGALAGYGNPVQKEAVTLSLAGYHQVTEHSVGDLTVTVQAGTLLSHLQAVLKEKGQMLPLDPGWPEMRTAGGIVAAALTGPKRLKYGTPRDWVIGLRVILADGQVIRTGGKVVKNVAGYDMNKLFVGSFGTLGIITECTFKLRPLPPEETVIMLEHSDVNALLRLSRRILDSSLEPSAIEIVNSSVLSALLPGEHATFGLMIGFEDEAKAVDKEQDQVLKWAKEEGIRLRETFRNEWAAALWRAFGELMPHAKDSESSAAKVAVKISTLPDQVAAAVQMIHYLAEELGIDAMIHGGTGTGITFAILQPKRDQWLMAKELLEKVRQRIEEQLGYVVILHAPFFFKELIPVWGRTPAGLFLMRKIKAQLDPEGRFQPGRWVGGI encoded by the coding sequence GTGAGTAAAAGCGATGTAACCAATACGGACATCAGCCGGTTGATCGAACAGTTGGGGACGGACAAAGTACAAACATTTCCAGCGAAGGGTTCCGAATACGGTCCAGCGAGTGATTGGGTCGTCTTTCCCGAATCGGAGCAAGAGGCGGTCAAGGTGATCCGCTGGGCCGGCGAATCGCAAGTGTCAATTTTGCCCGAAGGCCAGGGGGCACTCGCCGGATACGGCAATCCTGTCCAAAAAGAGGCGGTCACCTTATCTTTGGCCGGATATCATCAGGTTACAGAACATTCGGTTGGCGACTTGACGGTTACGGTGCAAGCGGGCACGCTACTCAGTCATTTACAAGCGGTATTGAAGGAAAAAGGCCAGATGCTGCCGCTGGATCCGGGTTGGCCGGAGATGAGAACGGCAGGGGGGATCGTGGCTGCGGCCCTGACGGGACCCAAACGGTTAAAGTACGGAACTCCGCGCGATTGGGTTATCGGTCTCAGGGTGATTTTGGCCGACGGCCAGGTCATTCGTACCGGCGGCAAAGTCGTCAAAAATGTCGCCGGATACGATATGAACAAGTTGTTCGTCGGCTCGTTCGGAACCTTGGGGATCATTACGGAGTGCACATTCAAATTGCGTCCCCTTCCCCCTGAGGAAACGGTGATCATGTTGGAACATTCGGATGTGAACGCCCTGTTGCGGCTCAGCCGACGCATATTGGACTCTTCATTGGAACCGTCGGCGATAGAAATAGTGAATTCCTCGGTGTTGTCAGCGCTTTTGCCCGGTGAACACGCCACGTTCGGATTGATGATCGGTTTTGAAGACGAAGCCAAAGCCGTGGACAAAGAACAAGATCAAGTTTTGAAATGGGCAAAGGAAGAAGGCATCAGGCTCCGGGAAACTTTTCGAAACGAATGGGCGGCAGCGTTATGGCGAGCCTTTGGCGAGCTTATGCCTCACGCCAAAGATTCGGAAAGTTCCGCTGCGAAAGTCGCTGTCAAGATAAGCACCCTTCCCGATCAAGTGGCCGCTGCTGTTCAAATGATTCACTATCTGGCCGAAGAACTGGGAATTGATGCGATGATTCACGGGGGAACGGGCACGGGAATTACATTTGCCATATTGCAGCCGAAACGGGATCAGTGGCTAATGGCAAAAGAACTGCTCGAAAAAGTCAGGCAGCGGATAGAAGAGCAACTTGGTTATGTGGTCATCCTGCATGCGCCTTTCTTTTTTAAAGAGCTCATTCCCGTTTGGGGAAGAACGCCGGCCGGACTGTTTCTCATGCGGAAGATCAAAGCGCAATTGGATCCTGAAGGGCGATTTCAACCGGGACGATGGGTAGGAGGGATCTAA
- the aroQ gene encoding type II 3-dehydroquinate dehydratase — MPKVLVLHGPNLNRLGKREPGVYGRKTLAELNRRLEEMGRAWGLKVETFQSNHEGELIDRIHAADGTFDHLIINPGALTHYSYALRDALASVEVPAIEVHLSNIHNREAFRAHSVTAPAAVGQIAGLGFLSYELALRAVAIRLGLIE; from the coding sequence ATGCCGAAGGTACTCGTGCTGCACGGCCCCAATTTGAACCGGCTGGGGAAAAGGGAGCCCGGTGTATATGGCCGAAAAACATTGGCAGAGCTAAACCGCCGTCTGGAAGAAATGGGTCGTGCATGGGGGTTGAAAGTGGAAACGTTTCAGTCCAACCATGAAGGAGAATTGATTGACCGGATTCATGCCGCGGATGGAACGTTTGATCATCTCATCATCAACCCCGGTGCATTGACACACTACAGTTACGCCCTTCGGGACGCCTTGGCCTCTGTGGAAGTACCTGCGATCGAGGTACATCTGTCCAACATACATAATCGCGAAGCGTTTCGGGCGCATTCTGTCACGGCGCCGGCCGCCGTCGGTCAAATCGCGGGACTCGGCTTTCTCAGCTATGAGCTGGCTCTCCGGGCGGTAGCGATTCGGTTGGGGCTGATCGAATGA
- a CDS encoding GntR family transcriptional regulator, with amino-acid sequence MELFLSNPKPLKVQAYTILKEAIIRGILQDHEMITERVALERFGISRTPFREAVQTLEAEGWVYNLPYKGTFISPITIKDIHDVFELRFMLEIGVVRKVQQMINRKNLDQLQAITAAMNTDPSQMSDVDFMRLDKDFHKVLFELTDNERLISVFNQTSDLIRRIGMRVLHRASRREEVVREHRSIIEGLQNGTAEQEMEQHLHNQKQSFIELYQGEK; translated from the coding sequence GTGGAGCTGTTTTTATCCAATCCCAAGCCGCTCAAAGTGCAAGCGTATACAATTTTGAAAGAAGCGATTATACGCGGGATATTGCAGGATCATGAGATGATTACGGAGCGGGTGGCGTTAGAGCGGTTCGGAATCAGCCGCACTCCCTTCCGTGAAGCTGTTCAAACGCTTGAAGCGGAAGGATGGGTCTATAACCTCCCTTATAAAGGGACCTTTATCTCGCCGATTACCATTAAGGATATCCATGATGTATTTGAATTGCGTTTTATGTTGGAAATCGGCGTTGTCCGTAAAGTTCAGCAGATGATCAACCGGAAAAACTTGGATCAATTGCAAGCGATCACGGCAGCGATGAATACCGATCCGTCGCAAATGAGCGATGTTGATTTCATGCGATTGGACAAAGATTTTCACAAAGTGCTGTTTGAGCTTACGGATAACGAGCGGTTGATCTCCGTTTTTAACCAAACGTCAGACCTGATTCGCCGGATTGGCATGCGGGTTTTACACCGAGCGTCCAGGCGCGAAGAAGTTGTTCGTGAACATCGGAGCATTATAGAAGGACTTCAAAACGGAACGGCGGAGCAAGAAATGGAACAACATTTACATAATCAGAAACAATCCTTTATTGAATTGTATCAAGGTGAAAAATAA
- the aceB gene encoding malate synthase A, producing the protein MSTRTNRKGVEVTAPIHPGFEEILTDEALDFVADLARKFSASRDALLQKRIERQQAIDSGKLPDFLPETASIRQGDWKIAPVPEDLQDRRVEITGPAGNRKMVINALNSGACVFMADFEDANAPTWENTVGGQVNLKKAIRREIDFTSPEGKKYTLNEKIATLVVRPRGWHLDEKHVRVDGKPVPGGLFDFGLYFFHNARTLLENGSGPYFYLPKLESHLEARLWNDVFVYAQDALGIPQGTIKATVLIETILAAFEMDEILYELRDHAAGLNCGRWDYIFSYLKVLRNQPDVILPDRQQVTMTVPMMRAYTLLAIKTCHKRGAHAIGGMAAQIPIKNDPEANREALRKVKEDKEREVLDGHDGTWVAHPGLVPVAKAVFDEKMPNPNQLDRLREDVEVTAEDLLRVPEGTITEAGLRTNIRVGLQYIEEWLRGNGAVAIDHLMEDAATAEISRAQVWHWIRHPKGILEDGRKITFSLFEQILEEELSKIKGRLSESRFAESKYAEARELLIHLTKSDRFIDFLTLPGYERIA; encoded by the coding sequence ATGAGTACGAGAACGAATCGTAAGGGAGTCGAAGTGACTGCGCCGATTCATCCGGGGTTTGAAGAGATTTTGACGGATGAGGCACTTGATTTCGTGGCAGACTTGGCCCGTAAATTCTCCGCTTCCCGTGACGCTTTGTTGCAAAAGCGCATAGAGCGGCAGCAAGCCATCGATTCCGGAAAATTGCCGGATTTCCTTCCCGAAACGGCTTCCATTCGGCAGGGTGACTGGAAAATCGCTCCCGTTCCTGAAGATTTGCAAGATCGGCGGGTGGAAATTACCGGGCCTGCCGGGAACCGCAAAATGGTGATCAATGCGCTTAACTCGGGAGCATGTGTGTTTATGGCCGATTTTGAGGATGCAAATGCTCCGACATGGGAGAATACGGTGGGTGGACAAGTAAACTTGAAAAAAGCGATCAGGCGGGAGATCGATTTTACTTCCCCGGAAGGGAAAAAGTATACGTTGAATGAGAAAATCGCCACCCTCGTCGTTCGCCCGCGCGGTTGGCATTTGGATGAAAAACACGTCAGGGTAGACGGGAAACCGGTTCCGGGCGGTCTGTTCGATTTCGGATTGTACTTTTTCCACAATGCCCGTACCTTGCTGGAGAATGGTTCGGGGCCTTATTTTTACCTTCCGAAATTGGAAAGTCACTTGGAAGCGCGACTGTGGAATGACGTATTTGTTTATGCGCAGGATGCCTTGGGGATTCCACAAGGCACGATCAAAGCGACAGTGTTGATCGAAACGATTCTGGCGGCGTTTGAAATGGATGAAATCCTGTATGAACTCCGGGATCACGCTGCCGGCTTAAACTGCGGCCGCTGGGATTATATTTTCAGTTATCTAAAAGTGTTGCGCAATCAACCGGATGTAATCCTGCCGGACCGGCAACAGGTGACCATGACTGTGCCGATGATGAGGGCTTACACCTTGTTGGCGATCAAAACCTGCCATAAACGCGGGGCCCATGCCATCGGCGGGATGGCGGCACAAATTCCGATCAAAAATGATCCGGAGGCAAACAGAGAAGCGCTGAGAAAGGTAAAAGAGGATAAAGAGCGGGAAGTGCTGGACGGACATGACGGGACATGGGTCGCGCATCCCGGGTTGGTTCCGGTGGCCAAAGCCGTATTTGATGAGAAGATGCCAAATCCCAACCAATTGGATCGGTTGCGGGAAGATGTTGAGGTTACGGCGGAGGATTTATTGCGCGTACCGGAAGGGACCATTACCGAAGCGGGCCTGAGAACCAATATCCGCGTCGGGCTGCAATATATCGAAGAGTGGCTGCGCGGAAACGGGGCAGTGGCGATCGACCACTTGATGGAGGATGCAGCGACGGCGGAAATCTCCAGGGCCCAGGTTTGGCACTGGATTCGTCACCCCAAAGGAATTCTGGAGGACGGGCGCAAGATCACCTTTTCGCTGTTTGAACAAATCTTGGAAGAAGAGCTGTCGAAAATCAAGGGACGCCTAAGCGAAAGCCGCTTCGCCGAATCAAAATATGCAGAAGCGCGTGAACTGTTGATTCACTTGACCAAAAGCGACCGTTTCATCGATTTTCTCACCTTGCCGGGATATGAACGCATCGCGTAG
- a CDS encoding M24 family metallopeptidase, with protein MLKKRIDRLRERLKEQDLEALLVTHPMNRRYLTGFTGTAGMVLVTEKEAKLLVDFRYVEQAQKQAPHLDVVRVGGEPFRTVAGLCREWNVSRLAFEQDHLVYARAEKLKSILDGVEVVPVSNMVEKLRETKDADELETLRRAARIVDEVFAEILKEIRPGLRERDIAFRLEFLMREKGADSSSFDIIVASGPRSALPHGVASDRVLEKGDLVTLDFGALYEGYCSDITRTIVLGKPNERQREIYDIVLHAQQAALEAVRPGVTGRDVDKVARDIITDRGYGEQFGHSTGHGIGLEIHEAPTLSVNGETVLQSGMVVTVEPGIYLPGFGGVRIEDDVVVTEQGKEVLTHSPKNLIVIE; from the coding sequence CTGTTGAAAAAGCGGATCGACCGATTGCGTGAACGGTTGAAAGAACAAGATCTCGAAGCCTTGCTCGTCACCCATCCGATGAACAGAAGATATCTGACCGGGTTTACAGGCACTGCGGGCATGGTGCTGGTCACGGAAAAGGAGGCGAAACTGCTGGTCGACTTCCGGTATGTGGAGCAGGCACAAAAACAAGCCCCTCATCTGGATGTGGTGCGTGTCGGGGGCGAGCCGTTCCGCACGGTGGCGGGGTTGTGCCGCGAATGGAATGTCAGCCGGCTGGCGTTTGAACAGGATCATCTCGTGTATGCCCGTGCCGAAAAGCTGAAGTCCATCCTCGACGGGGTGGAAGTGGTCCCGGTAAGCAATATGGTGGAAAAGCTGCGCGAAACCAAGGATGCCGATGAGTTGGAGACGTTGCGTCGTGCGGCGCGAATCGTTGACGAGGTGTTTGCGGAAATCCTCAAGGAGATCCGCCCCGGACTGCGCGAGCGGGACATCGCTTTTCGCCTGGAGTTTCTCATGCGCGAAAAAGGGGCCGATTCTTCCTCATTTGACATCATCGTCGCCTCCGGTCCGCGTTCGGCACTTCCGCACGGCGTGGCTTCGGACCGGGTGCTGGAGAAGGGTGATTTGGTCACGCTGGATTTCGGCGCCCTTTATGAGGGATATTGTTCGGACATCACGCGCACCATTGTATTAGGAAAACCGAACGAGCGGCAACGGGAAATTTACGATATTGTGCTGCATGCCCAACAAGCAGCATTGGAGGCGGTTCGTCCGGGAGTGACCGGACGCGATGTAGACAAGGTTGCCCGGGATATCATTACCGACCGGGGATACGGCGAGCAGTTCGGGCACAGCACCGGCCACGGCATCGGCTTGGAAATTCACGAAGCCCCGACTCTTTCCGTCAACGGGGAAACCGTGTTACAATCCGGAATGGTGGTCACGGTTGAACCGGGTATTTATTTGCCCGGTTTTGGCGGCGTTCGCATCGAGGACGATGTGGTCGTGACCGAGCAGGGCAAGGAAGTGCTGACGCACAGCCCCAAAAACCTGATCGTGATCGAATAG